Proteins from a genomic interval of Chroococcidiopsis thermalis PCC 7203:
- a CDS encoding fasciclin domain-containing protein encodes MCNKTLKLLASLIGVVGASILIGLPVEAQQSSGGATNPRPSIFNEPPYNRRTGTPPTTPTTPPSETQPPETAPSPVTPAPGATEPSTENLVALAAANDSFKTLTAALKAAGLTETLSGQGPFTVFAPTDAAFAQLPQDALQELLKPENKDILVKILTYHVVPGNVTSSDLKSGEVKTVEGGAVNVQADPSKGVSVNDASVVQPDIKASNGVIHAIDKVMLPPDL; translated from the coding sequence ATGTGCAATAAGACGCTCAAGCTACTAGCAAGCCTGATAGGAGTTGTAGGAGCTAGTATCCTCATCGGACTTCCTGTGGAAGCGCAACAGTCGAGTGGAGGAGCAACTAATCCCAGACCTAGTATTTTCAACGAACCCCCTTACAACCGTCGTACTGGTACGCCACCCACAACACCGACTACACCCCCATCAGAAACTCAGCCACCAGAAACAGCGCCTAGTCCTGTGACTCCTGCACCAGGAGCAACTGAGCCTTCAACGGAGAACTTAGTGGCTCTAGCCGCCGCTAATGACTCCTTTAAAACCTTGACAGCAGCTCTCAAAGCAGCAGGTTTGACAGAAACTCTTTCTGGACAGGGACCATTCACTGTGTTTGCGCCGACAGATGCAGCTTTTGCTCAATTACCTCAAGATGCCTTGCAAGAGTTGTTGAAACCTGAAAATAAAGATATTCTGGTCAAAATCCTGACCTACCACGTAGTACCAGGTAATGTCACATCTAGCGACTTAAAATCTGGGGAAGTCAAGACAGTAGAAGGGGGTGCTGTAAACGTACAAGCCGATCCCAGCAAGGGTGTGTCTGTGAACGATGCTAGTGTAGTGCAACCCGATATTAAAGCGAGTAATGGTGTCATCCACGCGATTGATAAAGTGATGCTACCTCCTGACTTGTAA
- a CDS encoding HdeD family acid-resistance protein, whose protein sequence is MTTDISSNSNKGIDRSLLVGILLTIFGVIAIALPAVSTIFFETWVALILISSGAAKLFYAFQTRNDGGFAWKLVLSILYIATGIMLFVYPLTGVLTLTLLLGSFLLAEGVFETILAFRLRPQQNWTWVLGDGIITLILGGMIWFQYPFNAPWIIGTLVGASILFTGISRVMLSLSGRSSLDKANQPTSA, encoded by the coding sequence ATGACAACAGATATTTCTTCTAACAGTAACAAAGGTATCGATCGCTCTCTGCTCGTCGGCATACTACTCACTATATTCGGAGTTATTGCGATCGCTTTACCTGCTGTCTCGACCATATTTTTTGAGACTTGGGTAGCACTGATTTTAATTAGCTCTGGAGCTGCTAAGCTATTTTATGCGTTTCAGACTCGCAATGATGGGGGTTTTGCTTGGAAACTCGTATTGAGCATTCTGTACATTGCTACAGGCATCATGCTGTTTGTTTATCCCTTAACAGGTGTATTAACGCTGACTTTGCTGCTAGGTAGTTTCCTGCTTGCGGAAGGTGTTTTTGAAACAATTCTGGCTTTTCGTTTGCGTCCGCAACAGAATTGGACTTGGGTACTCGGTGACGGTATTATCACCTTAATCTTAGGTGGAATGATTTGGTTTCAGTATCCCTTCAATGCACCGTGGATAATTGGTACTTTAGTTGGTGCTAGCATTTTGTTTACAGGGATTTCGCGGGTAATGCTTTCGTTAAGCGGACGTTCGAGCTTAGACAAAGCTAACCAACCAACTTCAGCATAA
- a CDS encoding GlsB/YeaQ/YmgE family stress response membrane protein, with the protein MWNIIAWIVLGLIAGAIAKAIYPGHQGGGILATIILGILGALVGGWLGSVIFPGSAGAAAAGVGALTIPSIIFAVLGAIILLFIWGLVTRRTA; encoded by the coding sequence ATGTGGAACATCATTGCTTGGATTGTTTTAGGACTAATAGCTGGAGCGATCGCTAAAGCCATCTACCCCGGTCATCAAGGTGGTGGTATCCTAGCAACAATTATTCTCGGAATTTTAGGCGCATTAGTAGGAGGCTGGCTAGGGTCTGTCATCTTCCCGGGTAGCGCAGGTGCGGCGGCGGCTGGAGTTGGCGCACTAACCATACCCAGCATTATTTTTGCCGTTCTTGGTGCAATCATCTTACTGTTCATCTGGGGCTTGGTAACTCGTCGAACTGCGTAA
- a CDS encoding tetratricopeptide repeat protein, whose amino-acid sequence MTTSLCIIVKNEEIALPQCLNSVKDVVEEIVVLDTGSSDRTVEVARQFGAKIYHFNWCNDFSAARNEALKHVTGDWVLVLDADEILVPEIIPNLQQAMDGDRFLVINLLRQEVGAVQSPYSLVSRLFRRHQDIYFARPYHAMIDDSVTEILRRETHWQIANLDRVAILHYGYQQQQIAQKDKFVQAEKIMSGFLASHPDDPYVCSKLGALYVQTGKVVPGIELLERGLKSAANNEEILYELHYHLGLAYSYERQISLAIASYQTAAQLNVSSFLKIGAYNNLGNLWQKIGNLPQAKSNYLKVLQIDPNFALGYYNLGITLKAMGQFVEAIAAYERAIQLNPEYAQAYQNLGVALLKLGQVRESLAAFQQAIALYESSNPAVARQLSQKLQEMGF is encoded by the coding sequence ATGACAACTAGCCTTTGTATTATTGTTAAAAATGAAGAAATAGCACTACCTCAGTGTCTCAATAGTGTTAAAGATGTTGTAGAAGAAATAGTTGTTTTAGATACTGGATCTAGCGATCGCACGGTAGAAGTAGCTCGGCAATTTGGGGCAAAAATATATCACTTTAACTGGTGTAACGATTTTAGTGCAGCTCGAAATGAGGCACTTAAGCACGTGACTGGTGACTGGGTTTTAGTGCTAGACGCAGATGAGATTTTAGTACCAGAAATTATCCCGAACTTACAACAGGCAATGGACGGCGATCGCTTCTTGGTAATTAATTTACTAAGGCAAGAAGTTGGTGCAGTACAATCACCTTACTCTTTAGTCTCTCGTTTGTTTCGCCGCCATCAAGATATCTATTTTGCTCGTCCCTATCACGCCATGATTGATGATAGCGTTACGGAAATTCTTCGTCGCGAAACCCACTGGCAAATTGCTAACTTAGATCGGGTTGCTATCTTACACTATGGATATCAACAACAGCAAATTGCACAAAAAGATAAGTTCGTCCAAGCTGAGAAGATTATGTCAGGCTTTTTGGCTAGTCATCCTGACGATCCTTATGTTTGTAGTAAGTTGGGAGCTTTATACGTACAAACAGGAAAAGTTGTGCCAGGAATTGAATTATTAGAACGAGGACTGAAATCTGCGGCAAACAATGAGGAAATTTTGTACGAACTCCACTATCATTTAGGACTTGCTTATAGTTACGAGCGCCAAATATCGCTGGCAATTGCATCGTATCAAACAGCAGCTCAGTTAAATGTATCCTCCTTTTTAAAAATTGGTGCTTATAACAATTTAGGGAACTTATGGCAAAAAATAGGAAACTTACCTCAAGCCAAGTCTAACTATTTGAAAGTCTTACAAATCGACCCTAATTTTGCTTTAGGTTACTACAATTTAGGTATTACTTTAAAGGCGATGGGACAATTTGTAGAAGCGATAGCAGCTTACGAACGCGCCATTCAACTCAATCCTGAATATGCCCAAGCTTATCAGAATTTAGGAGTCGCATTACTGAAACTAGGGCAGGTAAGAGAAAGTTTAGCAGCATTTCAACAGGCGATCGCACTTTACGAATCGAGCAATCCTGCTGTAGCAAGGCAATTGTCCCAAAAATTACAGGAAATGGGATTTTAG